In Candida orthopsilosis Co 90-125, chromosome 4 draft sequence, the genomic stretch TGCTGAATGACGAGTCACTACTGGAACCGCAAAAGTATGGTGACGATAAAGTAGATACAAGCCATTATTCAGAGGAAAAACATCACAACCTACTTGCATTATTATCACCAACCATGATGGGCGCAAGATTAGCAATTACTCATAAACCAAAGCTTTTGATACCGCCTTCACCGAAAATTGCTAATTACAGAGCGATTGATACTGATACTTCTATGGAATATCTGCCTTCTAGGACGCGAAAAAGTTCAATCGACtatgaatttgatgttAGTTCTTTTCCAACCATTAAAAACACTAGCAACTTAGTCTCCCCGTGCAATACTTCTACCTTTTACAACATGCCCGATTCCAGTTTATTTGTATCTGGAAATGCTGTAAACTCTGGATCAACTGATTTCATTAACCGGAGCCCAGTTCAGCCTCAACCACAGATGATccatcaccaccattaCTATATGAATGGAAGTAGTGACCATTcacaagttgaaagaatGAAGAGGCAGTACTTTAATCAATTAAAGACAAAGGAACTGCGCGAAGAGGAACTAGATAAGTACTTGGCCATGCGAAAGAACGATTCTACAGAACTAACTCGAACATCCGATTACATTAACCTACCAGCTCCCTGGAGAGGAGACATACATCCCATCGAAAAAGTGCCATACATAATATCATCatatttgcaattgtttatcaatttcataatATCCTTATACTTTATCTACCTCGTTTACTACATCGTCATATCGATAAAATCGGATGTGAACCACAAAATACACGCTCAAAAACGTGCAATCCAAGCTCAAATAGATTCTTGTCGTACATTGTTTTATGAGAGTAAATGCAATGATCCTGAATTTAATAGTCTACCAATATTACGAAAGAAATGTAAGACTTTGGCACTAGGGATGAACCAAgatccaaattcaattggaaatttgtcaatgatTAATGCACAGATTAttggtttgattttaaaTTCATTAGTTGAACCGTTAGGGTTCAAGTTTTTTATGTTTTTATTATGGTGTGGAATTGTTGTGTTTGGGTGcaattttgtgtttggGTTTGTTAGAGCAAAGACGTACTATGGGGGTCACACTGACGATAAAGAGCTAATTAGAAAAGTTGAGTAGATAATTGCTATTCTAGCTTTAGACTAATCGTTTTGTAT encodes the following:
- a CDS encoding Brl1 protein (S. cerevisiae homolog BRL1 has role in mRNA export from nucleus, protein export from nucleus, nuclear envelope organization and localizes to endoplasmic reticulum, nuclear envelope); its protein translation is MSFSSNILEHETLLQSLSLEDKLEQRWNPPVFAGSFEEDADAMDLDDDAMDIDDKSLNESSNDESLSEPQKYGDDKVDTSHYSEEKHHNLLALLSPTMMGARLAITHKPKLLIPPSPKIANYRAIDTDTSMEYSPSRTRKSSIDYEFDVSSFPTIKNTSNLVSPCNTSTFYNMPDSSLFVSGNAVNSGSTDFINRSPVQPQPQMIHHHHYYMNGSSDHSQVERMKRQYFNQLKTKESREEELDKYLAMRKNDSTELTRTSDYINLPAPWRGDIHPIEKVPYIISSYLQLFINFIISLYFIYLVYYIVISIKSDVNHKIHAQKRAIQAQIDSCRTLFYESKCNDPEFNSLPILRKKCKTLALGMNQDPNSIGNLSMINAQIIGLILNSLVEPLGFKFFMFLLWCGIVVFGCNFVFGFVRAKTYYGGHTDDKELIRKVE